A window of the Bacteroidetes bacterium SB0662_bin_6 genome harbors these coding sequences:
- a CDS encoding NAD(P)-dependent glycerol-3-phosphate dehydrogenase → MVTRRIAMLGAGSWGTALAILLAKSGHHVVLWARRPEAAEAMRRTRRNPTYLTSALLPDSISITSDIREAVQDRDMWVFAMPAQAVRACAMQVREETGNDLVYVSVAKGIEIGSLYTTTGVLADVLQSVPPERLGVLSGPSHAEEVAEEKPTTVVAAARSEDTVAEIQSVFAAPRFRVYRNSDLLGVEIAGSVKNVMALAAGIGDGLGYGDNTKSAILTRGLAETQRLGLAMGAKESTFAGLAGLGDLVVTCMSRYSRNRYVGERIGQGASPEAIQQEMNMVAEGMSTADSVYRLAGRYDVEMPITEAVYHILFEGMAPRDAVEGLMARGLKQEG, encoded by the coding sequence ATGGTGACCAGACGCATCGCCATGCTGGGAGCGGGTAGCTGGGGGACCGCGCTCGCTATCCTTCTTGCAAAATCGGGCCACCATGTCGTGCTTTGGGCCCGGCGCCCGGAAGCTGCCGAGGCCATGCGCCGCACGCGGCGGAATCCTACCTATCTTACGAGCGCCCTGCTTCCGGACAGTATTTCCATTACGTCGGATATCCGCGAAGCCGTGCAGGATCGCGACATGTGGGTTTTCGCCATGCCCGCACAGGCGGTGCGCGCCTGCGCCATGCAGGTGAGGGAGGAGACGGGGAACGATCTGGTCTACGTATCGGTGGCCAAGGGTATCGAAATCGGTTCGCTGTATACGACGACCGGCGTGCTTGCCGATGTATTGCAGTCTGTGCCGCCGGAGCGGCTGGGAGTGCTGTCGGGTCCCAGCCATGCCGAGGAAGTGGCCGAGGAGAAGCCTACCACGGTGGTGGCCGCCGCCCGTTCCGAGGATACCGTCGCCGAGATACAGTCCGTATTTGCCGCGCCGCGCTTTAGGGTGTACCGCAATTCTGACCTGCTGGGTGTCGAGATCGCCGGTTCCGTGAAGAACGTCATGGCGCTGGCGGCCGGCATCGGAGACGGGCTCGGGTACGGCGACAACACCAAGTCAGCTATCCTGACCCGTGGGCTGGCTGAAACCCAGCGGCTGGGTCTTGCGATGGGCGCCAAAGAGAGCACCTTTGCGGGCCTTGCCGGACTCGGAGATCTGGTGGTGACCTGCATGAGCCGGTACAGCCGCAACCGGTATGTCGGCGAGCGCATCGGTCAGGGCGCGAGCCCGGAAGCCATTCAGCAGGAAATGAACATGGTGGCGGAAGGGATGAGCACCGCCGATTCGGTGTATCGGCTTGCAGGCCGGTACGATGTGGAGATGCCCATTACCGAAGCGGTCTATCACATCCTTTTCGAGGGGATGGCGCCCCGGGACGCCGTGGAAGGGCTCATGGCGCGGGGGTTGAAGCAAGAGGGGTAG
- a CDS encoding DNA topoisomerase IV subunit A, with translation MPIVETISLQETTRERYLSYALSVIMSRALPDIRDGLKPVQRRILYAMYANLRLTPDARYRKSAAVVGEVMGKYHPHGDTAIYDAMVRMAQDFSLRDPLVDGHGNFGSIDGDNPAAMRYTEVKLRALAVEMLEEIRQDTVDFRPNFDGSYDEPVVLPSRVPNLLVNGADGIAVGMATKIPPHNLREVADALVYLIDHPEASVEELAQHVPGPDFPTAGRILNTPAELLAIHRNGEGAVELRGDYGMEGKSRIVITSVPYMVNKAALVEKIAEHIVNERVPQLSDVRDESTEDIRVVLELRRGADPEAAIAYLLRHTDLQKRYHVDMTCLVPTENPLVPAPKKVNLAEALRAFLAFRLEVVVRRLRYALERLERRIHILRGFEKLFDALDEAIRLIRSSADRKDAAGRLMHRFDLDEEQADAILEIKLYRLARMEIEEILRELEDKLARAADVRAILESEDKQWGLVRAEIQATADAFGTDRKTHIAGPDKAVEYAAEDYIVAEDCYAIVTRDGWIKRQRTYTDIDSIRVREGDSVGWILPASTRGSVGFFTNFGRCYSLRADTLPNTTGYGDPVQKFFDFSDKEHVVGVISFDERALPRPIAVPDPDPELFPKNGHAAAQTDPLLVAITVSGQAVRLPMDSFAEPSTRKGRTYAKLENGDEVVGAEPAAGDENVCMASRAGYVLIFPVSQIPVFKSAAKGVIAMRLGADDHVLGCTLSSAARDGLKIETSRGRIETVRTTKFEVSRRGNKGKAIMKRGHVARIVPEPVEIRV, from the coding sequence ATGCCTATCGTCGAAACCATATCCCTGCAGGAAACGACCCGGGAGCGCTATCTGAGCTACGCGCTCTCCGTCATCATGAGCCGCGCCCTGCCGGATATCCGCGACGGCCTCAAACCCGTGCAGCGGCGCATCCTCTATGCCATGTACGCGAACCTGCGGCTTACCCCCGACGCCCGGTACCGCAAGAGCGCTGCGGTGGTGGGCGAAGTGATGGGCAAGTACCATCCCCACGGCGACACGGCCATTTACGACGCCATGGTGCGGATGGCCCAGGATTTCTCCCTGCGCGATCCGCTGGTGGACGGGCACGGAAATTTCGGCTCCATTGACGGGGACAACCCCGCCGCCATGCGCTATACCGAAGTCAAGCTGCGTGCGCTGGCTGTGGAGATGCTGGAGGAGATCCGGCAGGACACCGTGGATTTCCGTCCCAATTTCGACGGCAGCTACGACGAGCCCGTGGTGCTCCCGTCGCGTGTCCCGAATCTCCTCGTCAACGGGGCGGACGGGATCGCGGTGGGCATGGCCACGAAAATCCCCCCGCATAACCTGCGGGAAGTAGCGGATGCACTGGTTTATCTGATCGACCATCCGGAAGCGTCTGTCGAGGAACTGGCGCAGCATGTGCCGGGGCCGGATTTCCCCACCGCCGGACGTATTCTGAATACGCCCGCCGAGTTACTGGCGATACACCGGAACGGGGAGGGGGCTGTGGAATTGCGCGGCGACTACGGCATGGAAGGGAAGAGCCGGATCGTGATCACCTCCGTTCCCTACATGGTCAACAAGGCGGCGCTTGTGGAGAAAATCGCCGAGCATATCGTCAACGAGCGGGTGCCGCAGCTCTCCGATGTACGCGACGAATCGACGGAAGACATCCGCGTGGTGCTGGAGCTTCGGCGGGGCGCCGATCCGGAAGCGGCCATCGCGTACCTGCTCCGCCACACCGACCTGCAAAAGCGTTACCACGTCGATATGACGTGTCTCGTGCCCACGGAGAACCCGCTGGTCCCCGCTCCGAAGAAGGTCAATCTCGCCGAGGCGCTACGGGCCTTTCTGGCCTTCCGCCTGGAGGTGGTGGTGCGCCGCCTCCGCTACGCGCTCGAGCGGCTCGAACGGCGCATTCACATCCTGCGCGGTTTCGAGAAACTGTTCGACGCCCTCGACGAAGCCATCCGGCTTATCCGTTCGTCTGCAGACCGGAAGGATGCGGCCGGGCGACTCATGCACCGGTTCGATCTCGATGAGGAACAGGCCGACGCCATCCTCGAAATCAAACTCTACAGACTGGCCCGGATGGAAATCGAGGAAATCCTCCGGGAACTGGAAGACAAACTGGCGCGCGCCGCGGACGTGCGCGCCATCCTCGAATCCGAGGACAAGCAGTGGGGGCTCGTGCGCGCCGAAATCCAGGCGACGGCCGATGCATTCGGGACGGACCGCAAGACGCACATTGCGGGCCCGGACAAGGCCGTCGAATACGCTGCCGAGGATTATATCGTCGCCGAGGACTGCTACGCCATCGTAACGCGGGACGGATGGATCAAGCGGCAGCGTACGTACACGGACATCGACAGCATCCGTGTCCGGGAAGGCGACAGCGTGGGGTGGATATTGCCCGCCTCAACCCGCGGCTCGGTGGGTTTCTTCACCAATTTCGGGCGGTGTTATTCGCTCCGCGCGGACACGTTGCCGAACACGACCGGGTACGGAGATCCTGTCCAGAAATTCTTCGATTTCTCGGATAAGGAGCACGTTGTCGGGGTCATTTCGTTCGACGAGCGGGCGCTTCCCAGGCCGATCGCCGTGCCGGACCCGGATCCGGAACTGTTTCCGAAGAACGGGCATGCCGCCGCCCAAACGGATCCGCTTCTCGTGGCGATCACCGTCAGCGGGCAGGCCGTGCGTCTGCCGATGGACAGTTTTGCGGAGCCCTCGACCCGAAAAGGCCGGACGTACGCCAAATTGGAAAACGGGGACGAAGTGGTCGGCGCCGAACCGGCGGCGGGGGACGAAAACGTCTGCATGGCGTCCAGGGCCGGGTATGTGCTGATTTTTCCCGTGTCCCAGATTCCGGTGTTCAAAAGCGCAGCGAAAGGAGTTATCGCCATGCGTCTCGGCGCGGACGATCATGTGCTCGGCTGCACGCTTTCCAGCGCGGCCCGCGACGGCCTGAAGATCGAAACGAGCCGGGGGCGCATCGAGACGGTGCGCACCACCAAATTCGAAGTTTCCCGGCGCGGCAACAAGGGCAAAGCCATCATGAAGCGGGGGCATGTGGCCCGCATCGTTCCCGAACCGGTGGAGATACGGGTATGA
- the plsY gene encoding glycerol-3-phosphate 1-O-acyltransferase PlsY translates to MLSLAVILILSYLVGSIPGSVWVGQWMHGVDIRLYGSRNAGATNVFRVLGWKAGMLAALVDLGKGLLAAGVIASLRLDALPAGFAVWQMEVVVRLLAGIAAIIGHMYPVWAGFRGGKGVNTAAGVLFALTPATMGITLGVFLIVLLSSRYVSVASISAAAAFPSVVAIRRYVFDIERVDPSLLVFGIAITVGIVLTHRTNIRRLLRGTENRIRSFRPAKGMKGRGEL, encoded by the coding sequence ATGCTGTCTCTCGCGGTTATTCTGATTCTGAGTTATCTGGTGGGCTCCATCCCCGGCAGTGTTTGGGTGGGCCAGTGGATGCACGGCGTGGATATCCGTTTGTACGGGAGCCGCAATGCCGGAGCGACGAACGTTTTCCGGGTGCTTGGATGGAAAGCGGGCATGCTTGCCGCGCTCGTGGACCTGGGGAAAGGGCTGCTGGCCGCGGGCGTGATCGCATCGCTTCGCCTGGATGCGCTTCCTGCGGGGTTCGCCGTCTGGCAAATGGAAGTGGTTGTGCGGCTTCTGGCGGGCATAGCGGCCATTATCGGACATATGTATCCGGTGTGGGCCGGTTTTCGCGGAGGCAAGGGCGTAAACACCGCCGCCGGGGTCCTGTTTGCCCTGACGCCGGCCACCATGGGGATTACGCTGGGCGTTTTCCTGATCGTGCTCCTTTCCTCGCGGTACGTTTCGGTAGCGTCGATTTCGGCGGCCGCGGCGTTTCCGTCCGTGGTAGCCATTCGGCGCTATGTGTTCGATATCGAACGGGTCGACCCGAGCCTGCTCGTTTTCGGGATTGCGATCACGGTGGGCATCGTCCTTACGCACCGGACCAACATCCGCCGATTGCTCAGGGGAACGGAGAATCGGATTCGTTCCTTCCGCCCGGCGAAGGGCATGAAAGGCCGTGGCGAGTTGTAG
- a CDS encoding SRPBCC family protein produces the protein MTRTAVSRTIDAAPEVVFSIVSDISNYSEAVPHLVRVEFLTDQKVGVGARFRETRVMRSREATTEIEVTEFVANERVRMVSDEGGTIWDTVFTVTPLGDGDGTRLDMVMDARPYRILSRLMAPLIKGVVAKAIAADMDAVKAYCEGGGASVSPSS, from the coding sequence ATGACCCGAACCGCAGTGAGCCGAACCATTGACGCCGCCCCCGAAGTGGTCTTTTCTATCGTGTCCGACATCTCCAACTACAGCGAGGCCGTGCCGCATCTGGTGCGCGTGGAGTTCCTGACTGACCAAAAGGTTGGCGTGGGAGCCCGGTTCCGGGAAACACGTGTGATGCGGAGCAGGGAAGCGACCACGGAAATCGAGGTCACCGAGTTCGTGGCGAACGAGCGAGTCCGCATGGTATCGGACGAGGGCGGGACGATCTGGGACACGGTGTTCACGGTGACCCCATTGGGCGATGGTGACGGCACCCGGCTCGACATGGTGATGGACGCGCGTCCGTACAGGATCCTGTCGCGCCTGATGGCGCCGCTCATCAAGGGCGTCGTCGCCAAGGCGATTGCAGCGGATATGGATGCCGTGAAGGCGTACTGCGAGGGTGGAGGCGCCTCCGTTTCGCCGTCGTCGTGA
- a CDS encoding T9SS type A sorting domain-containing protein, with protein MIDTCRSSALRRRTPCTSTIWQHGNTSIRRTMPRKSFAFLIALSAMLLSPWSALAQTETDAERILGRWELSAIEDASGDRSADLALYVFNLTFHAEEDDTLKVDFLIATAGDDAGDGDPAEGTYAIAEDVDSLSITIPSSIGPFNISAAYTFESDTTMTLSLNSFLMNIALSSVESLIEDFVAPEPYDLSGPLLYTFIAVDETDVTSVTRAGELPETSTLSQNYPNPFNPSTEIVYYLDESGPVRLEVFDMAGKRIATLVEAVLPQGEHRARFDAGGLPTGAYVYRLTIGSGAKTLTKTMTLVR; from the coding sequence ATGATCGACACTTGCCGGAGCAGCGCATTGCGGCGCAGGACTCCGTGCACTTCCACTATTTGGCAACACGGCAACACATCGATACGGAGAACCATGCCCAGGAAATCGTTTGCTTTTTTGATCGCACTATCCGCTATGCTCCTGTCGCCGTGGTCTGCGTTGGCGCAGACCGAGACCGATGCGGAAAGGATACTTGGAAGGTGGGAATTGTCGGCAATCGAGGACGCTTCGGGGGACCGGTCCGCGGATCTCGCTTTGTACGTGTTTAACCTTACGTTTCATGCAGAGGAAGACGATACGCTGAAAGTAGATTTCCTGATTGCAACGGCAGGCGACGATGCGGGAGACGGGGATCCTGCTGAAGGCACCTATGCAATAGCCGAGGACGTGGATAGCCTTTCGATAACCATCCCGTCGAGCATTGGCCCTTTCAATATATCTGCCGCATATACGTTCGAAAGCGACACCACGATGACGCTTTCTTTGAATAGCTTTTTAATGAATATCGCTCTGAGCTCGGTAGAAAGCTTGATTGAGGACTTCGTCGCGCCTGAGCCCTATGACCTTAGTGGGCCCCTTCTTTATACCTTCATCGCTGTGGACGAGACCGACGTAACGTCCGTCACCCGCGCGGGCGAGCTTCCCGAAACCTCGACGCTGTCCCAGAACTACCCGAATCCGTTCAATCCGTCCACGGAGATCGTCTATTATCTGGACGAGTCCGGTCCCGTACGTCTTGAAGTGTTCGATATGGCCGGCAAACGTATCGCAACCCTTGTGGAGGCCGTGCTGCCGCAAGGCGAGCACAGGGCCCGGTTCGACGCCGGGGGATTGCCGACCGGCGCCTACGTATACCGTTTGACGATCGGCAGCGGTGCGAAGACACTGACAAAAACCATGACGCTTGTCAGATAG
- a CDS encoding TonB-dependent receptor yields MDSLRQTDQNGEAMLRYLLATSLFCFLAFGAFAPRSAQAQADVSIRGVVTDASSETPLQDANVVLLLDGVVIAGAASGADGSYEISGIPPGTYMLSVRFVGYEEEQRQVSLQPGGTLTADVALRPTGFDLNAVVVSASRASEKVLDAPASISVLDTREIESVALPSSAMLLRNVTGVDVAQTGVNRHEIVLRGFNNVFTGATYVMTDYRRAAVASLGLNHYGLMPISQIDLERVEVVRGPGSALFGAGVDAGVIHFISKDPFTHPGTTVRVGGGLRNALTASLRHAGVAGGKLGYKVVADFQRANDFAFDPEDPLDAIQLGTFREEALPVDYNNHNYTLSGLLSWQPRSNVTLTANGGFSAVKTIGLSSIGTIQGEGFGYTYGQLRLDAGRFFAQAYANFNDAGDSFVYREGSVPDVVDKSTLVNVQGQYDFDLLDERFRFIVGAEYELTNPVTKSTIFGRNDDRDRFAETGAYLQSVVRLSPMLNATLAVRADRHDLFDGTQLSPRAALVFKPGPAHSLRATFNRAFASPSTTNLFLDINAGAAGPLTIQARGSLDGFTFQRDAQGGLIASSIVPDIFGAPVPVGVPLELLYSQIYGLLSSIPASDLQTLLAGQGLNLPVPVINQFIGLLSPNGGITVTGLTPSYLGYLDPSTGGIDPNSITRDVVDVPSLEYTSSEIFEVGYKGLLGERLLFAVDGYYARRKNFVSPLRVETPFVLVPNHDLLFGDLQAALADGIAGNETLHAALQAVGFSADDISSLIVELARPDFAAFLPENTPIAIVQPVENMVPGQLLMTYRSMGEIEYYGMDVSTELLLGDRLRVFGNLSWVSDNFFDAGELGEEEETLELSMNAPATKVKGGFAYESSGNWSVHASVRHTGGFEVRSGLYTGPVPEHTLLDVGAGYDLGDYVSGLRTNLSLFNVLDQRHREFPGSPQIGRMGIVQMTLDL; encoded by the coding sequence ATGGATAGTTTACGTCAAACGGATCAAAACGGAGAAGCCATGCTGCGCTATCTGCTCGCTACATCCCTGTTCTGCTTTCTTGCATTCGGTGCGTTCGCGCCCCGATCGGCGCAGGCGCAAGCCGACGTATCGATTCGCGGCGTCGTTACGGACGCATCGTCGGAGACGCCTCTGCAAGACGCCAATGTGGTGTTGCTGCTGGATGGCGTCGTGATTGCAGGCGCCGCTTCGGGCGCTGACGGATCGTATGAGATTTCCGGGATTCCTCCCGGCACGTACATGCTTTCGGTGCGTTTTGTGGGATATGAGGAGGAGCAGAGGCAGGTATCCTTACAGCCCGGCGGAACGCTCACGGCGGATGTGGCTTTGCGCCCGACGGGCTTCGATCTCAATGCCGTGGTCGTGAGCGCATCGCGCGCCTCCGAGAAGGTGCTGGACGCCCCGGCCTCGATCTCCGTCCTGGATACCAGAGAGATCGAGAGCGTGGCCCTGCCCTCCTCCGCCATGTTGCTTCGGAATGTAACCGGGGTGGATGTGGCGCAAACGGGCGTCAACCGGCATGAGATCGTGCTGCGAGGGTTCAATAACGTCTTTACCGGCGCCACGTATGTCATGACGGATTACCGGCGGGCGGCCGTGGCATCCCTGGGCCTGAACCATTATGGCCTGATGCCGATCAGCCAGATCGATCTGGAGCGCGTCGAGGTGGTCCGGGGTCCGGGATCGGCGCTCTTCGGCGCCGGGGTCGATGCCGGAGTGATCCACTTCATCAGCAAGGATCCGTTCACCCATCCGGGCACGACGGTGCGTGTGGGGGGAGGGTTGCGTAATGCATTGACCGCCTCTCTGCGCCATGCAGGGGTTGCGGGCGGCAAGCTGGGTTACAAGGTCGTCGCCGATTTTCAGCGCGCCAACGACTTTGCCTTCGATCCGGAGGATCCCCTGGATGCCATACAACTCGGCACGTTCAGAGAGGAGGCGCTTCCCGTCGATTACAATAACCATAACTATACCCTGTCGGGTCTGCTTTCCTGGCAGCCTCGCTCGAACGTCACGCTGACGGCCAATGGCGGATTTTCGGCGGTCAAGACCATCGGGCTTTCATCGATCGGTACGATTCAGGGCGAAGGGTTCGGATATACGTACGGGCAGCTTCGCCTCGACGCCGGAAGGTTTTTCGCCCAGGCCTATGCGAATTTCAACGATGCGGGCGATTCCTTTGTCTATCGGGAGGGATCGGTCCCGGATGTGGTGGACAAGTCGACCCTCGTCAATGTACAGGGGCAGTACGACTTCGATCTTCTGGACGAGCGCTTCCGTTTTATAGTTGGCGCGGAATACGAACTTACCAACCCGGTTACGAAGTCCACGATCTTTGGCCGTAACGACGATCGTGACCGATTCGCCGAGACAGGCGCTTATCTCCAGAGCGTCGTTCGGCTGAGTCCAATGTTGAATGCGACCCTCGCCGTGCGTGCGGACCGGCACGATTTGTTCGACGGGACGCAGCTTTCTCCCCGGGCCGCCCTCGTTTTCAAACCGGGTCCCGCGCATAGTCTTCGCGCCACGTTCAACCGGGCATTCGCTTCGCCCAGCACGACGAACCTTTTTCTGGATATCAATGCGGGCGCGGCCGGACCGCTTACGATCCAGGCCCGGGGATCACTGGACGGATTCACTTTCCAGCGCGATGCGCAGGGCGGCCTGATCGCCTCCAGCATAGTACCGGATATTTTCGGGGCCCCCGTGCCCGTAGGCGTCCCCCTCGAATTGCTCTATAGTCAGATATACGGATTGCTTTCGAGCATTCCGGCATCCGACTTGCAAACGCTGCTGGCCGGGCAAGGCCTGAACCTTCCGGTGCCTGTCATTAACCAGTTTATCGGCCTGCTCAGTCCGAACGGGGGCATCACCGTAACGGGCCTGACGCCCTCCTACCTTGGCTATCTGGACCCGAGCACAGGCGGGATTGACCCCAATAGCATAACGCGCGACGTGGTGGATGTCCCTTCCCTGGAATACACGTCCAGCGAGATCTTCGAAGTAGGATACAAGGGGTTGTTAGGGGAACGGCTGCTGTTCGCCGTGGACGGGTATTACGCCCGGCGGAAGAATTTCGTCAGCCCGTTGCGGGTAGAGACGCCCTTCGTGCTGGTGCCCAATCATGACTTGTTGTTCGGCGACCTGCAAGCGGCGCTCGCCGACGGAATCGCGGGCAATGAGACCCTGCATGCGGCCTTGCAGGCGGTAGGATTCTCGGCAGACGACATATCGTCGCTCATCGTGGAGCTTGCCCGGCCCGACTTTGCGGCGTTTCTTCCGGAGAATACGCCCATTGCCATCGTGCAGCCTGTGGAAAACATGGTACCCGGCCAGCTTCTGATGACCTATCGGAGCATGGGGGAGATCGAATACTACGGCATGGACGTGTCCACCGAGTTGCTGCTTGGCGACCGGCTGCGCGTTTTCGGAAACCTGTCCTGGGTCAGCGACAATTTTTTTGACGCCGGCGAGCTTGGCGAAGAGGAAGAAACGCTGGAACTGTCCATGAATGCCCCTGCTACGAAGGTCAAGGGCGGATTTGCCTACGAATCTTCCGGCAACTGGAGCGTCCATGCATCCGTGCGGCATACCGGGGGCTTCGAGGTTCGATCGGGTTTGTACACAGGGCCCGTGCCGGAGCATACGCTGCTGGATGTCGGCGCCGGATACGATCTCGGCGACTATGTGTCCGGATTGCGCACGAATCTGTCCCTGTTCAATGTGCTGGATCAACGGCACCGTGAATTCCCCGGCTCGCCGCAGATAGGCCGCATGGGGATTGTGCAGATGACGCTGGATTTATAA
- a CDS encoding aminotransferase class I/II-fold pyridoxal phosphate-dependent enzyme — protein sequence MKLQTSLVHAGDRKRLGDYIPVATPVYSSSSFFYERIEDLAAVFAEERAGEVYSRISNPSAGALEEQIAALEGMDGAFATSSGMGAVHLAIMTSLLDRRQSIVAADVLYGGSLELLASVLRPSGIDVRFCDFCDLEAVREAVRETRPALLITETLSNPCLRVADLDRLADIAHDAGALFLVDNTFTPLLIKPIDHGADMVIHSATKYLAGHGDVLAGAVVAQKEHHEALGQVYRCLGPNPGPFEAFLVMRGIKTLPLRMRRHCENARLVAERLTGHPAVERILYPGSSDHPDADIVARLFPEGQAGGAVGVDVRGGQDGAYAFLDRLHLAATSASIGDLTTLGLHPASATHRMLSPERRAQLGITDGLVRLSIGAEDIDDILADLEQALEAV from the coding sequence ATGAAGCTCCAGACTTCGCTGGTGCATGCGGGCGATCGCAAGCGGCTCGGCGACTACATCCCGGTGGCGACGCCGGTCTATTCTTCGTCGAGTTTCTTCTATGAACGCATAGAAGACCTTGCCGCGGTGTTTGCAGAGGAACGCGCCGGCGAGGTGTACTCGCGGATAAGCAATCCCAGCGCAGGGGCGCTTGAAGAGCAGATCGCCGCGCTCGAAGGCATGGATGGAGCGTTCGCCACATCCTCCGGGATGGGGGCGGTACACCTCGCTATCATGACATCGCTCCTGGATCGCCGTCAGTCCATTGTGGCCGCCGATGTACTCTACGGGGGCAGCCTCGAACTGCTTGCAAGCGTACTGAGGCCGTCGGGGATCGATGTCCGGTTCTGCGACTTTTGCGACCTGGAGGCGGTGCGCGAAGCCGTACGTGAAACCCGTCCCGCGCTGCTCATCACGGAAACGTTGTCCAATCCGTGCCTGCGCGTTGCGGATCTGGACCGCCTTGCAGACATCGCCCACGACGCCGGCGCGCTTTTTCTCGTGGACAACACATTCACGCCGCTGCTCATCAAGCCCATAGATCATGGCGCCGACATGGTCATCCACAGTGCCACCAAGTACCTCGCAGGTCATGGAGATGTGCTGGCCGGCGCGGTGGTTGCCCAGAAAGAACACCATGAAGCGCTCGGGCAAGTGTACAGGTGTCTCGGTCCCAATCCGGGGCCGTTCGAGGCGTTTCTGGTCATGCGGGGGATCAAGACGCTGCCGCTGCGTATGCGGAGGCATTGCGAGAACGCGCGACTGGTGGCCGAGCGGCTGACCGGGCATCCGGCTGTCGAGCGGATCCTGTACCCGGGGAGTTCGGATCACCCGGACGCGGATATCGTGGCGAGGCTGTTTCCCGAGGGACAGGCAGGCGGCGCCGTGGGGGTCGACGTGCGCGGAGGGCAGGACGGCGCCTACGCTTTTCTGGACCGCTTGCATCTTGCCGCTACGTCGGCCAGTATCGGGGATCTGACTACGCTGGGGCTGCACCCGGCCAGCGCCACGCACCGGATGCTTTCGCCCGAGCGGCGGGCGCAACTGGGCATCACGGACGGATTGGTTCGCCTGTCCATCGGCGCGGAGGACATCGACGATATTCTTGCGGACCTCGAACAGGCGCTGGAAGCCGTATGA
- a CDS encoding PLP-dependent transferase, producing the protein MKQSTLAIHGCMPERGDAPYSPSAPAIELAASFHYQRAADMTAVANAEMEGFVYQRYGNPTAAALQRQVALLEGGDSALACSSGMAALHIALLTALRDRPTSILTAEVLFGETFQLLQLMEQQEVITRYADPCNPEAFEAALTQSDTGCILVETASNPLMRVTPLDAICAMGKRHGVPVVVDATFTTPILSRPFDFGADIVMHSATKYLAGHADVLGGVTVCRESHADWMQELGRHLGPNLGPFHSFLTMRGIKTLPLRMEEHSRNALHVARVLEEHPRVGAVHYPGLDSHPDKAVADRLFARGPDGNTLYGGMVSFEIRDADEAAVFRFANALQLVVLATSLGDVHSLMTHPATTTHKNIGEKRRERLGIGDNLVRISVGIEDPEDIAADLVQALERV; encoded by the coding sequence ATGAAACAGAGCACGCTCGCCATTCACGGGTGTATGCCGGAGCGCGGAGATGCGCCGTACTCTCCCTCGGCCCCTGCCATCGAATTGGCGGCCAGTTTCCATTACCAGCGGGCGGCGGACATGACCGCGGTCGCCAACGCGGAAATGGAGGGCTTCGTTTACCAGCGCTACGGCAACCCGACTGCCGCGGCCCTGCAACGCCAGGTGGCTTTGCTGGAGGGCGGAGACAGCGCACTGGCGTGCAGTTCGGGCATGGCCGCCTTGCACATCGCGCTGCTTACGGCGCTCAGGGACCGCCCGACTTCCATTCTGACCGCAGAGGTGTTGTTCGGAGAGACCTTCCAGCTCCTGCAACTCATGGAACAGCAGGAGGTGATTACCCGCTATGCGGACCCCTGCAATCCGGAGGCGTTCGAAGCGGCGCTCACGCAAAGCGACACGGGATGTATCCTCGTGGAGACCGCCTCGAACCCGCTTATGAGGGTCACGCCGCTGGACGCCATTTGCGCTATGGGCAAACGCCATGGCGTGCCTGTCGTGGTGGACGCCACCTTCACCACGCCCATTCTGAGCCGTCCGTTCGATTTCGGCGCCGATATCGTCATGCACAGCGCTACCAAATACCTTGCGGGTCATGCGGACGTGCTGGGCGGGGTGACGGTCTGCCGGGAGTCCCATGCGGACTGGATGCAGGAGTTGGGCCGCCATCTGGGTCCGAATCTGGGTCCTTTTCATTCGTTTTTGACCATGCGGGGCATCAAGACGCTGCCGCTGCGCATGGAAGAACATTCCCGGAACGCCTTGCATGTGGCGCGGGTGCTCGAGGAGCATCCCCGGGTCGGGGCAGTGCATTATCCCGGACTCGACAGCCATCCCGACAAGGCGGTTGCAGACAGGTTGTTCGCCCGCGGTCCCGACGGCAATACCTTGTACGGCGGCATGGTGAGTTTCGAAATACGCGATGCCGACGAGGCGGCCGTTTTCCGGTTCGCCAATGCGCTGCAACTGGTGGTTCTGGCAACGAGTCTCGGCGACGTACACTCGTTGATGACGCATCCGGCTACTACGACGCACAAGAACATCGGAGAAAAACGGCGGGAGCGACTGGGTATCGGCGACAATCTGGTGCGGATTTCGGTGGGTATCGAGGACCCGGAGGACATTGCGGCGGACCTCGTGCAGGCGCTGGAGCGGGTGTGA